In one Diabrotica virgifera virgifera chromosome 5, PGI_DIABVI_V3a genomic region, the following are encoded:
- the LOC126885277 gene encoding uncharacterized protein LOC126885277 isoform X2 has product MKQHNITHAMKQADEPNLITPEINVNDMMYHVPYEFEVMNDEENNFIQDPFGTQGINVDLLSSEVRYETLSTVNLNISSELLSESSVDKTYESTQQHENLDELEDDSDPEFIPEKEAHQEDDSEYSDEEQNENNPG; this is encoded by the coding sequence ATGAAACAGCACAATATAACGCACGCAATGAAACAGGCAGATGAACCCAATTTGATCACTCCTGAAATAAATGTTAATGATATGATGTACCATGTGCCTTACGAATTTGAAGTCATGAACGACGAGGAAAACAACTTTATTCAAGATCCCTTTGGTACTCAGGGTATTAATGTTGACTTGCTGTCCTCTGAAGTAAGATACGAAACTCTGTCAACAGTCAACTTAAACATTTCCAGTGAATTATTATCTGAAAGTAGTGTGGATAAAACTTATGAATCCACACAACAACATGAAAATTTAGATGAGCTTGAAGATGATTCTGATCCTGAGTTTATACCTGAAAAAGAAGCTCATCAAGAGGACGACTCGGAATACTCTGATGAAGAACAAAATGAAAACAATCCAGGTTAG
- the LOC126885277 gene encoding uncharacterized protein LOC126885277 isoform X1, with protein sequence MMGEEYVGYTRSKDGTVKHDTKRNKRMLGPKCDSVFCKKAANRFCLRLSEEIRQTIFEKFWSMSWEQKRLYVLHMTTYTEKKRTYTKNPSRRKGTFQYYLQIEDGKHQVCKQTFLGTLGIKERMVRHWVNEGSMFGTQSSQDDKNKNKTKKKDTSVHSVEQNRKLEQLRLFLDSLPKIESHYCRKKSNKLYLEEDFKSKTDIFQLYKNKCLDEDVLPLSISTFLKEFDEGNLALFKPRKDQCDLCCGYKMQQIEEIIYRNHILAKDLARKEKDLDKKKAQDQAIFTMDVQAVKLCPQLQSSSLYYKTKLQVHNFTIYNLSTHACKNFVWNETEGELCCSVFVTCIIKHLVSALEMDKKPIVLYSDSCGYQNKNVILSNALSILATQFDIEIEQKFLEKGHTQMECDSSHSLIERRLKGKDIFLPTDYINIIKDARKKPMPLEVEYLDHSYFLNFDNPNLMRYNSIRPGKLNSPLKVADLKCLKYLPSGDILYKTKYDSPYEILPQRQKTIILDEYLPKPLYSKRLEISKKKWLDLQQLKKVIPKDTHYFYDLIKNYEKTEESNKKAKKPIYSYRLIIKIPS encoded by the coding sequence atgatggGAGAAGAGTATGTTGGATACACAAGATCTAAAGACGGGACGGTTAAACACGATACTAAAAGAAACAAAAGAATGCTCGGACCTAAATGTGATTCAGTTTTCTGTAAAAAAGCAGCAAATCGTTTTTGCCTAAGACTGTCTGAAGAAATACGACAAActatttttgagaaattttggAGTATGTCCTGGGAACAGAAAAGGTTATATGTTTTGCACATGACCACCTACACTGAAAAAAAGAGAACCTATACAAAAAATCCATCCAGGAGAAAGGGAACATTTCAATACTATTTGCAAATTGAAGACGGGAAACATCAGGTGTGCAAGCAAACATTTCTTGGTACGTTAGGTATAAAAGAACGTATGGTAAGGCACTGGGTCAATGAAGGGTCTATGTTTGGAACACAAAGTAGTCAAgacgacaaaaacaaaaataagactAAGAAGAAAGATACGTCGGTACATTCAGTAGAACAAAATAGAAAGCTGGAACAGTTGCGCCTATTTCTAGATAGTTTGCCTAAAATTGAAAGCCACTACTGCCGTAAAAAGTCGAACAAATTATATCTAGAGGAAGATTTCAAATCAAAAACCGACATATTtcaactatataaaaataaatgtttagacGAAGATGTACTACCCTTGTCAATCAGTACTTTCCTAAAAGAGTTTGACGAAGGTAATCTTGCACTATTCAAGCCTAGAAAGGATCAGTGCGATTTATGCTGTGGATATAAAATGCAAcaaattgaagaaattatctACCGAAATCATATTTTAGCAAAAGACCTTGCTCGCAAAGAAAAAGATTTGGACAAGAAGAAAGCTCAAGACCAGGCTATTTTTACAATGGACGTGCAGGCCGTCAAATTGTGTCCTCAATTACAATCAAGCTCATTGTATTACAAAACAAAATTGCAGGTACACAACTTTACCATCTATAACTTGTCAACTCATGCATGCAAAAATTTTGTATGGAATGAAACAGAAGGAGAACTATGTTGTTCAGTTTTTGTAACCTGCATCATTAAACATCTGGTATCAGCTTTGGAGATGGACAAAAAACCTATAGTTTTATACTCGGACAGTTGtggttatcaaaataaaaatgtcatTCTGTCAAATGCATTGTCCATTCTTGCAACACAATTTGATATTGAGATTGAACAGAAGTTTCTTGAGAAGGGCCACACTCAAATGGAGTGTGACTCTTCTCATAGCCTTATTGAGAGACGATTGAAAGGAAAAGATATTTTTCTACCGACAGActacataaatattataaaagaCGCCAGGAAAAAGCCAATGCCTCTGGAAGTAGAATATTTGGACCATTCGTACTTTCTTAATTTTGATAACCCGAACTTGATGAGATATAATTCAATTCGTCCAGGAAAATTAAACAGTCCGTTAAAGGTGGCGGACTTAAAATGCCTAAAATATTTACCTTCTGGAGATATTTTGTATAAAACTAAATACGACTCTCCTTATGAAATATTACCACAACGACAAAAAACAATTATTCTGGATGAATACTTACCCAAGCCACTATACAGCAAAAGGTTAGAAATTTCAAAGAAAAAATGGCTTGACCTACAACAGCTAAAAAAAGTTATTCCAAAAGACACACATTACTTTTATGACCTAATAAAAAATTACGAAAAGACAGAAGAATCAAACAAGAAAGCAAAAAAACCGATATACAGCTATCgcttaataataaaaataccatcCTAA